A region of Desulfitobacterium chlororespirans DSM 11544 DNA encodes the following proteins:
- a CDS encoding bactofilin family protein, with translation MWGKPESPKRTSSTFSATSGETTYIAADAEFNGKLTLKGNARIDGKIQGQIALNGDLIIGPSAVIDANIQAGAISISGEVRGDIVAQESLELCATARMKGNIFSKQLKIDQGAQFIGTSRLLEDAKQPARPSEEVPAAASHGKETETEADMEDILKPLDPLEEEQTDSDNPTASRNVAYGKPRSRRR, from the coding sequence ATGTGGGGTAAACCAGAAAGTCCGAAACGCACTTCCAGTACTTTTTCCGCCACTTCAGGTGAGACGACCTATATCGCCGCTGATGCCGAATTTAACGGCAAGCTTACCTTAAAAGGCAATGCCCGTATCGACGGAAAAATCCAAGGACAGATTGCCCTGAACGGAGACCTGATCATTGGGCCCAGCGCTGTCATCGACGCCAATATACAGGCCGGTGCCATCAGCATCTCGGGGGAGGTCCGGGGAGATATCGTCGCTCAGGAGTCCTTGGAACTATGTGCCACTGCCCGTATGAAAGGGAATATCTTCAGCAAGCAGCTTAAGATCGACCAGGGAGCCCAGTTTATTGGGACAAGCCGCCTCTTGGAGGATGCGAAGCAGCCGGCACGGCCTTCAGAAGAAGTCCCGGCAGCAGCAAGTCATGGCAAAGAAACCGAAACAGAGGCTGACATGGAGGATATTTTAAAGCCTTTGGATCCCCTTGAGGAAGAACAAACCGACTCAGATAACCCGACCGCAAGCAGAAATGTCGCTTATGGAAAGCCAAGATCCCGACGCAGATAA
- a CDS encoding M23 family metallopeptidase, with protein sequence MKNKYTFLMIPPDHGPTRQFQVTLKGRRLVITGLCSLGLLVISLFSYTLYLSHTVGSQQAQLAAMVQLQQENEVKDQEIARLKEESLQVTQDISQIQELELKLMSILNLDPSETPSFATTGTKATASAGLSRGEAAPFAPQAVISDPEQISQELNLLQDYYNLALAYQEEIEHTPSLAPLKIPLTVASEFGYRRNPFGGYSKEFHNGVDFPCNYGTEVYATASGVVSVSGYDRVYGYLIEIDHGNGIETIYGHNSRLLAKVGDKVEKGGLIAYSGNSGRSTGSHLHYGARVNGKTVDPLQFTDFTKEQ encoded by the coding sequence GTGAAGAACAAATATACCTTTTTAATGATACCTCCGGATCATGGCCCCACCCGACAATTTCAGGTAACCCTCAAGGGCAGGCGCCTCGTTATCACCGGCTTGTGTTCATTAGGTCTGCTTGTGATCAGTTTATTTTCCTATACTCTCTACCTTTCACATACTGTAGGGTCTCAGCAAGCCCAGCTGGCCGCTATGGTACAGCTGCAACAGGAAAATGAGGTCAAGGACCAAGAGATCGCCCGCCTTAAGGAAGAATCTCTTCAGGTAACTCAAGATATTTCCCAAATCCAGGAGTTAGAACTTAAACTGATGTCCATCCTGAATTTGGATCCCAGTGAGACCCCTTCCTTTGCCACCACCGGAACGAAGGCGACAGCGTCCGCAGGCCTGAGCCGGGGAGAAGCAGCTCCCTTTGCTCCTCAGGCCGTCATCAGTGATCCGGAACAAATCTCCCAGGAATTAAACCTTCTTCAGGACTACTACAACCTGGCCTTGGCATATCAGGAGGAAATTGAGCACACTCCCAGCCTCGCCCCTTTAAAGATACCGCTCACTGTGGCTTCAGAGTTCGGTTACCGCCGCAACCCTTTTGGCGGATATTCCAAAGAGTTTCATAACGGTGTGGATTTTCCCTGTAATTATGGTACTGAGGTCTATGCCACAGCATCCGGTGTCGTCTCTGTCTCCGGTTATGATCGGGTTTACGGGTATTTAATCGAAATCGATCATGGCAATGGCATCGAAACCATCTACGGCCATAATTCCCGCCTGCTGGCCAAAGTGGGGGACAAAGTAGAAAAAGGCGGCCTCATCGCCTATAGCGGGAATTCCGGTCGCAGCACCGGTTCCCATCTTCATTATGGAGCCAGAGTCAATGGCAAGACTGTCGATCCTCTGCAATTTACTGATTTTACAAAGGAGCAATGA
- a CDS encoding Uma2 family endonuclease: MSIPESDRKCTYADYLTWPDEERWEIMDGIPCMMTAPSWQHQAIGMQLATQFNTYLAGKPCRVFGAPFDLRLPVNRDNKDEDTVNVVQPDITVICDASKLKGTGYFGVPKLIIEISFPSTGKMDKVFKFSLYEKAGVSEYWIVEPVDKTVAVFTLQEDGRYGRPQMYAEEDSVTVNSFPDFMVDLRQVFEGI; encoded by the coding sequence ATGTCAATACCTGAATCCGATAGAAAGTGTACCTATGCTGATTATCTCACCTGGCCTGATGAAGAACGTTGGGAAATCATGGACGGTATACCATGTATGATGACAGCTCCATCATGGCAGCACCAGGCCATTGGGATGCAATTGGCAACTCAATTTAATACTTATCTTGCCGGTAAACCTTGTCGAGTGTTCGGGGCACCTTTTGACCTGCGGTTGCCGGTTAACCGGGATAACAAAGACGAGGATACGGTGAATGTTGTTCAACCGGATATTACGGTTATTTGCGATGCATCGAAACTCAAAGGCACAGGGTATTTTGGAGTACCAAAGTTAATTATTGAAATATCCTTCCCATCTACCGGCAAGATGGATAAGGTATTTAAATTTAGCCTTTATGAAAAAGCCGGTGTATCCGAGTATTGGATAGTAGAGCCGGTGGATAAGACGGTAGCTGTATTTACTTTGCAAGAGGATGGACGCTATGGACGGCCCCAGATGTATGCTGAAGAAGATAGTGTCACGGTCAACTCCTTTCCGGATTTTATGGTGGATTTGCGACAAGTTTTTGAGGGTATATAA
- a CDS encoding aspartyl-phosphate phosphatase Spo0E family protein, with protein MEHVDLLEEIEELRCQLYTLSCDKDLADPEVVRMSQELDSLLNLYYRTCLSRDYRKVG; from the coding sequence ATGGAACATGTCGATTTACTTGAGGAAATTGAAGAGCTCAGATGTCAACTTTATACCTTATCCTGTGATAAGGATCTGGCGGACCCTGAGGTGGTCCGGATGAGCCAGGAATTGGACAGCCTATTAAATTTATATTACCGGACCTGCCTTTCACGAGATTATCGGAAAGTTGGCTGA
- a CDS encoding LapA family protein — MIFLIFTLLVALFVAIFAVQNAAPVAINFFWYVAEVPLVLIILGAVLAGALIVFFMAIWREFRLKGTVRAQAKAEIKAKSEPQDHAVPKNLVPKDMVPTETNPADQEDTALPPG; from the coding sequence ATGATCTTCTTGATATTCACCCTGCTGGTTGCTTTATTCGTCGCCATTTTTGCCGTACAGAATGCTGCCCCCGTGGCCATCAACTTTTTTTGGTATGTGGCCGAGGTTCCTTTAGTATTAATTATATTAGGAGCGGTTTTAGCCGGAGCTCTTATCGTCTTTTTCATGGCTATCTGGCGCGAGTTCCGCTTAAAAGGAACCGTCAGAGCCCAGGCTAAAGCGGAAATCAAAGCCAAAAGCGAACCACAGGATCATGCCGTACCAAAAAATCTGGTGCCAAAGGATATGGTCCCCACGGAAACTAACCCTGCCGACCAGGAAGACACCGCTCTTCCTCCTGGCTGA
- a CDS encoding STAS domain-containing protein, whose product MSIDIRVNRQEVFVELEGKIYVEDAAVMRERLLPLIEQGKSHFVFDTHKLNYIDSSGLGVLVAIHKRAIERGGGIIVQGLQGAVKELFQLTRLNKVFEIR is encoded by the coding sequence ATGTCAATAGATATTCGGGTGAATAGGCAAGAGGTTTTTGTGGAATTAGAAGGCAAGATTTATGTGGAAGACGCTGCTGTCATGAGAGAAAGGCTGCTTCCCCTGATTGAACAAGGGAAGTCTCATTTTGTTTTTGATACGCATAAATTAAACTATATCGACAGTTCAGGTCTGGGTGTGCTGGTAGCCATTCATAAGCGTGCTATTGAGCGCGGGGGCGGGATTATTGTTCAAGGACTTCAGGGCGCGGTTAAGGAGCTTTTTCAATTAACCCGTCTGAACAAGGTATTTGAGATACGATAG
- a CDS encoding SpoIIE family protein phosphatase, with protein MDYDQSTQHIFAQVFEFAQEGICITNAQGDIIYVNPAFTKTTGFTLEESLGKNPRILKSGRHSYGFYTQMWKDLTKKGQWQGEIWNKRKNGEIYPEWLNIHAVRDEKAVLTHYVSIFRDMTDEMLILKEVQLAGQIQKNILRSDFSDEHLKMRSIYLPYHHLSGDYYDYRWDEKNRILKGFLFDVMGHGVAAALQVTALRVLFRQVVGRKIPLAEKVEWVNHEAKSILPEDSFAAAIFFDIDIGQGKFSYVMAGINHLLYYSSERGQPGIRVLSQPGLFLGISEHAEFEEHECSLKAGDGMILLTDGFYDLVQEKECPLQVMTIESTLHWLDSLSTGNELNDDATALGFICC; from the coding sequence ATGGACTATGATCAATCCACCCAGCATATTTTTGCCCAGGTCTTTGAGTTTGCTCAGGAGGGTATCTGCATCACCAATGCCCAAGGGGATATTATCTACGTCAATCCCGCTTTTACGAAAACCACAGGCTTCACCCTGGAAGAGTCTCTCGGGAAAAATCCGCGGATACTCAAATCCGGGCGGCATTCCTATGGGTTTTATACTCAGATGTGGAAGGATTTGACCAAGAAAGGCCAATGGCAGGGGGAGATTTGGAATAAGCGGAAAAATGGGGAGATCTACCCGGAATGGCTGAATATTCATGCGGTTCGCGATGAGAAAGCCGTGCTCACCCATTATGTCTCTATTTTTCGGGATATGACTGATGAAATGCTGATCCTTAAAGAGGTTCAATTAGCGGGACAGATTCAGAAAAATATTTTAAGGTCGGATTTCTCCGATGAACATCTCAAGATGAGGAGCATCTATCTCCCTTACCACCATCTGAGCGGGGATTATTACGATTATCGCTGGGATGAGAAGAACCGGATCCTGAAAGGATTCCTCTTTGATGTCATGGGTCATGGGGTGGCGGCAGCGCTGCAGGTGACTGCATTAAGGGTTCTTTTTCGTCAAGTGGTAGGACGCAAAATTCCCCTGGCGGAGAAGGTGGAATGGGTGAACCATGAGGCAAAAAGCATTCTCCCGGAGGATAGCTTTGCTGCGGCTATCTTTTTCGATATCGACATCGGTCAGGGCAAGTTCAGCTATGTCATGGCCGGGATCAATCATTTGCTGTACTATTCGTCGGAAAGGGGACAACCGGGGATCAGGGTCTTAAGCCAACCGGGTCTCTTCCTGGGGATTTCAGAGCACGCGGAGTTTGAAGAGCATGAGTGTTCCCTTAAAGCTGGGGATGGGATGATTCTTCTCACAGATGGATTTTATGATTTGGTTCAAGAGAAAGAATGCCCTCTTCAGGTCATGACCATAGAAAGCACTTTGCATTGGCTGGATTCCTTATCCACAGGCAACGAACTGAACGATGATGCCACTGCGTTAGGATTTATCTGCTGCTAA
- a CDS encoding aminotransferase class IV → MLDKNDRLVLFGYGIFETLKVNGLHIEVPRLHYRRMCKGAAQLGIPMPGYEVWREELEQNVQREASAAGREGTAFALRVTLSGGAGQEVPPQWLYHSRSIPYKEKDYQEGIPIAILSRPRNEYSPLVQIKSTNTMENILAKQEAEEKGAREGLWLNTKGCLVEGTLSNLFFVRKGTLYTPSLSCGCLPGTRRQIVLECAQKLGIPWVEGEFPLAFLEDAEEVFLTNALMGILPVSRVGERRIDIMDSVKDSLRLRINELYHNYITSCSGSR, encoded by the coding sequence TTGCTGGATAAAAATGACCGGCTGGTGCTCTTTGGCTATGGAATTTTTGAAACCCTAAAAGTCAATGGCCTGCATATTGAAGTTCCCCGGTTGCATTACCGGCGCATGTGCAAAGGAGCGGCACAGCTGGGTATTCCTATGCCGGGTTATGAGGTTTGGAGAGAAGAGTTGGAGCAAAATGTGCAAAGGGAGGCCTCCGCTGCCGGCAGAGAGGGCACGGCATTTGCCCTAAGGGTGACCTTAAGCGGGGGAGCGGGGCAGGAAGTACCCCCCCAGTGGCTTTATCATAGCCGTTCTATCCCCTATAAGGAAAAAGACTATCAAGAAGGGATACCGATAGCCATCTTAAGTCGTCCTCGTAACGAATATTCCCCTCTGGTACAGATTAAGAGCACCAACACTATGGAGAATATCCTGGCTAAGCAAGAAGCTGAGGAAAAAGGAGCCAGAGAAGGACTTTGGCTCAATACCAAGGGCTGCTTAGTGGAAGGGACTCTGAGCAATTTATTTTTCGTCAGGAAAGGAACTCTTTACACCCCTTCTCTGTCATGCGGTTGTTTACCGGGAACTCGCCGCCAAATTGTTCTGGAGTGTGCGCAAAAGCTTGGCATCCCTTGGGTGGAGGGGGAGTTTCCCTTGGCATTCCTGGAAGACGCTGAAGAAGTCTTTTTGACCAACGCTTTAATGGGGATTCTGCCGGTGAGTCGGGTGGGTGAACGAAGGATTGATATAATGGATTCTGTTAAGGATTCGTTGAGGCTGCGCATTAATGAGCTCTATCATAATTACATTACCAGCTGCTCTGGTTCTCGATGA
- a CDS encoding VanW family protein has protein sequence MKTKKYVGLALLFISLTLAITLGINFMLYAKDDHLLSEGITISGIDVGNLTKEQAQEKINQTLEKWLAQPLEFQAGREVTSLPLTALNPQVDLETPLNEAYKIGRKASLFARTQKATTAQDARFELGLTWDEQRLSETLAESLALFNKEPVDATFKISANNLMEIQPDQPGQAVQADTLVSQIKELEPFQDPAPLKVELQEVAPVLRAADLEAKKIDGLIASHTTWFDAANLERTANVRLAAEALDGTLIEPGEIISFNEIVGERTGDKGYQDALIVVNGEFVPGLGGGICQVSSTLYNTGLLANLKIEERTNHGLAVAYVPLGQDATVVYGAIDLKMRNTTGGYLLLRSKISNGSVTIEFYGKKTSGQEIVITNQVEKVIPFETEIIHDSTLAPGTQIVKQNGQNGYIATATRTIKVNGQVVETQSLGRSSYIPSNKIIAKGPELPAKPKPDPKPEQPAPETPQEPETPAEPDPTEPESTNSGAEAAGTEGESGTETPGDAEG, from the coding sequence TTGAAAACCAAAAAATATGTAGGATTAGCCCTGCTGTTTATCAGCCTCACTCTGGCCATCACTCTGGGAATTAATTTTATGCTCTACGCCAAGGACGACCACCTTCTCAGTGAAGGCATCACCATCTCCGGGATCGACGTAGGCAACCTGACCAAAGAGCAGGCCCAGGAAAAAATCAATCAAACCCTTGAAAAGTGGTTAGCCCAGCCCCTGGAGTTCCAGGCGGGTAGAGAAGTCACTTCCCTTCCCCTGACCGCTCTGAATCCCCAAGTAGATTTAGAGACCCCGCTCAATGAAGCCTATAAGATTGGCCGCAAGGCCTCCCTTTTCGCCAGAACCCAAAAAGCAACCACTGCCCAGGATGCCCGTTTTGAGCTGGGACTGACCTGGGATGAGCAACGGCTCTCCGAAACCCTCGCCGAAAGCCTTGCTCTATTCAATAAAGAACCTGTGGATGCCACTTTTAAAATCAGCGCCAATAATCTCATGGAAATCCAGCCCGATCAACCAGGGCAAGCTGTTCAGGCGGATACCCTGGTAAGCCAGATCAAAGAGCTGGAGCCTTTCCAAGATCCTGCACCGCTTAAAGTCGAGCTTCAGGAAGTAGCACCGGTGCTCCGAGCAGCGGATCTGGAAGCCAAAAAAATTGACGGACTGATTGCCAGCCATACCACTTGGTTTGATGCCGCCAATCTCGAGCGTACAGCCAATGTTCGTCTCGCTGCCGAAGCCTTGGATGGAACCCTTATCGAACCTGGAGAAATCATATCCTTTAATGAAATCGTTGGCGAACGGACCGGCGATAAAGGCTACCAGGACGCTCTCATTGTAGTCAACGGTGAATTCGTTCCCGGCCTGGGCGGCGGAATCTGCCAAGTCTCCAGTACCCTCTATAACACCGGACTTTTGGCCAATCTGAAGATCGAAGAACGGACGAATCATGGTCTGGCTGTAGCCTATGTCCCCCTTGGACAGGACGCTACCGTGGTCTATGGGGCCATCGACCTGAAGATGCGCAATACTACCGGCGGCTATCTCCTCCTCCGCTCCAAAATCAGCAACGGCTCCGTAACCATTGAGTTCTACGGGAAAAAAACTTCCGGACAGGAAATCGTTATCACCAATCAAGTGGAAAAGGTGATTCCCTTTGAAACCGAAATCATCCATGACTCAACTTTAGCCCCCGGAACTCAAATCGTTAAACAAAATGGCCAAAATGGCTATATAGCTACTGCCACCCGTACCATCAAAGTCAACGGGCAGGTCGTGGAAACCCAGAGTCTGGGCAGAAGCTCCTATATCCCCTCCAACAAGATCATCGCCAAAGGACCGGAGCTGCCCGCCAAACCCAAGCCGGACCCCAAACCTGAGCAGCCGGCACCTGAAACTCCTCAGGAACCGGAAACACCTGCCGAACCTGACCCCACTGAACCGGAAAGCACCAATTCAGGAGCCGAAGCTGCCGGGACTGAGGGTGAATCCGGAACAGAAACCCCAGGGGATGCGGAAGGGTAA
- a CDS encoding helix-turn-helix domain-containing protein — MLELGKQLRKIRKDKKLSAAELSQISGVARSLISQLESGKRQSTSIDTVYRLAKALNVSVASLLIEEPSTPPAIAYKQNDKKSPLYLKEHYSAYLPTLQKAEEAGLTPELLGSLIDVIARIKK, encoded by the coding sequence GTGCTTGAACTAGGAAAACAACTCAGAAAAATACGCAAAGACAAGAAACTAAGCGCCGCCGAGTTGTCCCAAATATCCGGCGTCGCCCGCAGTCTTATCAGCCAGCTTGAATCCGGCAAGCGCCAATCTACCAGCATAGATACAGTCTACCGATTAGCCAAAGCACTGAATGTCTCCGTGGCTTCACTATTAATAGAAGAGCCAAGCACACCACCTGCCATAGCGTATAAACAAAATGATAAGAAATCCCCGCTTTACCTTAAAGAACATTATTCAGCCTATCTGCCCACTCTTCAGAAAGCTGAAGAGGCAGGATTGACTCCTGAATTGCTGGGTAGCCTGATTGATGTCATCGCACGAATAAAGAAATAA
- a CDS encoding ATP-binding protein, translating to MRQKLMRKTFHSAQEYRHDREQLHQCLQKALGNRGGGTTLSENEVTMLEVALNEAVNNGFKYAQGKVSAPAVTLSMYVLHSKFLVIRVKDNGSGFRADQVMAKVSALEEDEEEWEWGESGRGIYIMEAVMDEVRYNAKGNSVVLLKTLA from the coding sequence ATGCGGCAAAAGCTTATGCGTAAGACCTTTCATTCAGCGCAGGAGTATCGCCATGATCGGGAACAATTGCACCAATGTCTGCAAAAGGCTTTAGGGAATAGGGGTGGGGGGACAACCTTATCTGAGAATGAAGTAACAATGCTGGAAGTTGCCCTGAATGAGGCGGTAAACAATGGGTTTAAGTACGCCCAGGGCAAGGTCTCTGCTCCCGCGGTAACGCTGAGTATGTATGTGCTTCACTCCAAATTTCTGGTCATTCGGGTCAAGGACAATGGGAGCGGATTCCGGGCAGATCAAGTGATGGCTAAGGTCTCGGCCTTGGAAGAAGACGAGGAAGAATGGGAGTGGGGGGAGTCCGGCCGGGGGATATACATTATGGAAGCGGTTATGGATGAAGTTCGTTATAATGCCAAGGGCAACTCTGTGGTTCTTTTAAAAACATTAGCTTAA
- a CDS encoding methyl-accepting chemotaxis protein — translation MKIGVRFRVLGAFIGIISIFVIAIVITNYLQIKINDEVDDIFGHTALMTSAQAMKTEVSSARNESEFTAARTWLEGMRENEYLSAEDRQDLDKIETMLLAYEATPLLQALDALIERQTEVLAANEELIHKNINRMTWVSWGGTLVAVLAALLMAYLLTRYILRSISELQETMSKAGLGDLTVSAPVHSSDEFGDLSAAFNVMMTRLSDVVKNVRELTENLAATSEELAATSEEATVAVAEVSESMQNVANESDLGAKSIVEASQVLLELSSLTQIAKTQSQSAAVNSQQTMDTADQGKSTVDDAINRMHTIHAKTSETEELMQQLSELSKQIDSITVTITGLADQTNLLALNAAIEAARAGESGRGFAVVAEEVRKLAEQSTQGAKDVAGLVQKVLLGVEDVVQATKLTRQEVEHGVQIMNQAGNALNNIYGAVKKTAEDVRSSVEVTDSEVASSGKIVALINSVATVIENTSSHAQQVAASSEEINASLETVATTIQGTAYLAQDLNQKVEHFKLANSNLTTVEILEKAKTDHLLWKSRIVNMLKGLEEVAPEEVTSHQHCRLGKWYFREDNTLKGYSEFKALDEPHHQVHKMAQEAAKAYHEGDVKLAQACLKRLDKHSNKVIKCINGLIEKEKAREKQ, via the coding sequence ATGAAAATTGGGGTCCGGTTTCGTGTTTTGGGAGCATTTATTGGCATTATCTCCATCTTTGTCATAGCCATTGTGATCACCAATTATCTGCAGATTAAGATCAATGACGAAGTTGACGATATCTTTGGCCATACGGCCTTGATGACCTCAGCACAAGCCATGAAGACTGAGGTCAGCAGTGCCCGGAATGAGAGCGAATTCACAGCTGCCAGGACATGGCTTGAGGGGATGAGAGAGAATGAGTACTTGTCTGCCGAGGATCGGCAGGATTTAGATAAAATCGAAACGATGTTGCTTGCCTATGAGGCGACTCCTCTGCTCCAGGCTTTGGATGCCCTGATCGAGAGACAAACAGAGGTTTTAGCCGCTAATGAAGAATTAATTCATAAGAATATTAACAGGATGACCTGGGTGAGCTGGGGCGGAACTCTGGTTGCAGTTCTGGCGGCTTTGTTGATGGCCTATCTGTTGACACGCTATATTTTGCGGTCCATCAGCGAACTGCAGGAAACCATGAGCAAGGCTGGTTTAGGGGATTTGACGGTTTCGGCACCTGTCCATTCCAGTGATGAATTCGGGGATTTGAGTGCCGCCTTTAATGTGATGATGACCCGTCTGTCCGATGTGGTGAAAAATGTCCGGGAACTGACGGAGAATCTGGCGGCGACCTCTGAGGAATTGGCTGCCACCAGCGAAGAAGCAACGGTAGCCGTGGCTGAGGTCAGTGAAAGCATGCAGAATGTAGCCAACGAGTCCGATCTGGGGGCAAAATCCATCGTGGAAGCGTCACAGGTACTTTTAGAGCTTTCCTCCCTGACCCAAATCGCCAAGACCCAAAGCCAGTCGGCAGCGGTGAACTCCCAGCAGACCATGGATACGGCTGACCAAGGTAAAAGCACGGTGGATGATGCCATCAACCGGATGCATACTATTCACGCCAAGACGTCAGAGACAGAAGAATTAATGCAGCAGCTCAGTGAACTCTCCAAGCAGATCGATTCCATTACGGTGACCATTACCGGGTTGGCGGATCAGACCAATCTGCTGGCTTTAAATGCAGCCATCGAGGCCGCCCGGGCCGGGGAGTCCGGCCGTGGATTTGCTGTGGTGGCGGAAGAGGTCCGGAAACTTGCCGAGCAGTCCACTCAAGGAGCGAAAGATGTGGCGGGCCTGGTCCAAAAAGTTCTGCTTGGAGTGGAGGATGTGGTCCAGGCTACCAAGTTAACCCGCCAAGAGGTGGAACATGGGGTCCAGATCATGAACCAAGCCGGCAATGCCCTGAATAATATCTATGGCGCCGTCAAAAAGACAGCTGAGGATGTTCGCTCCAGTGTGGAAGTCACTGATTCAGAGGTGGCCAGTTCGGGAAAAATCGTGGCCTTGATTAATTCGGTGGCAACGGTGATTGAGAATACATCCTCTCATGCTCAACAAGTGGCGGCATCTTCTGAAGAGATCAATGCCTCCCTGGAGACGGTGGCTACAACGATTCAGGGTACCGCCTATCTGGCTCAGGATCTGAATCAGAAGGTGGAGCATTTTAAGCTGGCCAATTCAAACCTAACTACGGTGGAGATCCTGGAGAAAGCTAAAACCGATCATTTGCTGTGGAAATCCCGGATTGTCAACATGCTTAAAGGCCTTGAGGAAGTGGCCCCGGAAGAAGTGACCTCTCACCAGCATTGCCGATTGGGGAAATGGTATTTCCGGGAAGACAATACCCTCAAAGGCTATTCGGAATTTAAGGCATTGGATGAACCCCATCATCAAGTTCATAAAATGGCCCAGGAGGCGGCCAAGGCCTACCATGAAGGGGACGTTAAGCTGGCTCAGGCTTGCTTGAAGAGGCTGGATAAGCACTCCAACAAGGTCATTAAATGCATCAATGGCCTGATCGAAAAGGAAAAAGCTAGAGAAAAGCAATAA
- a CDS encoding helix-turn-helix domain-containing protein — protein MERDNNLREWRLANGMTLKELAQRTGLDYRYLSQLERGLRKGTPNTWIKIAKELQVPAKTFFPDEIKEAGAKYSCFG, from the coding sequence ATGGAGAGGGATAATAATTTGCGCGAATGGCGTTTAGCCAATGGTATGACATTGAAAGAGCTGGCCCAGAGGACTGGTCTTGATTATAGGTACCTGAGCCAACTGGAAAGGGGATTGCGTAAAGGGACCCCCAACACCTGGATTAAAATCGCGAAAGAGCTGCAGGTGCCTGCTAAGACCTTCTTTCCCGATGAGATTAAGGAAGCCGGAGCTAAGTATTCATGTTTTGGGTAA